One genomic region from Tigriopus californicus strain San Diego chromosome 4, Tcal_SD_v2.1, whole genome shotgun sequence encodes:
- the LOC131879481 gene encoding uncharacterized protein LOC131879481, whose translation MNSRPATNLAVVKPSVRGSCSSVTHVERQTQRSTNARTSSSTTATSTTTTKNKSESVKLTYFGGNGCDSSHFLPRKYPPTKWNGSNFRSRSHSARSRNPSLSRNRVVQSRSGGQREDNPRVPTISRRFQSFLRAKRKPEIKQSDHLVLFDVHDSYFFQSPDSQPSTSTSFSRNSNPLYASFSDAQNISKGTLSSADHQTDKTVLDSVVDSVISRDTCLINSQTRVTGYTFSGGQAHHDSFQAAGSGRQYITEVVSQDRTDFESDPVYFSLSILSPSSIPECNSSSLIKMQIKKRPVFEGFTITVSPMFVQNIQCVNTKGELFSLLDPPNTMKTTVRFRTVLELEILMDPKYVVDVSYPTLAEAKLSSQINADSLVTPSLLNMTSYDANKGVSEEFFEEERHFESSVLNDPTHENKMSFDELGQVYTNISRKRILSKVQCSNIHFHAHNDGSTSVHRHTTCRKNSQAFTDPNNNDNNNTNNTSLGSSVKLPVQKEIIEHTMVVRHPSDLSNFSQQVERERYQGTLGKLTRGGVPQQLGSTYVSMPHSEEGHYSSLSYEEKQKKIPCECEDELDEMENGVKFNPFYVREMHQTTNKSGNRPNLPLNIINSGGLCQVLMDSVMHTSHVAAIHAEQSDCFQCREYMHKFRTGISDLGDQVQKLEHDEPRTYYDMQHSLDVERALTRLHYPALHQNSNRESSLAKRDRRLKMVAYFSVVFLFLIMLVIVIVVLGLYFHQQAFLNMES comes from the exons atgaattctCGTCCAGCCACAAATTTGGCCGTCGTTAAACCAAGCGTCCGTGGAAGTTGTAGCTCCGTGACGCACGTTGAGCGTCAAACCCAGCGCTCCACCAACGCAAGAACTTCATCGTCAACAACAGCGACatccacaacaacaaccaagaaTAAGTCGGAGAGCGTCAAGCTCACTTACTTTGGCGGCAACGGGTGTGACTCGAGTCATTTTCTGCCTCGTAAATACCCTCCGACCAAATGGAATGGTAGCAACTTTAGGAGTAGAAGCCACTCCGCTCGATCAAGGAATCCGAGCCTTTCCAGAAACAGAGTTGTTCAGTCTAGATCTGGTGGTCAAAGAGAAGACAACCCAAGGGTACCGACCATCTCCCGACGGTTTCAGAGCTTTCTTCGGGCTAAGCGAAAACCTGAGATCAAGCAGAGTGATCACCTAGTGCTTTTCGATGTGCACGATTCCTACTTCTTCCAAAGCCCCGACAGTCAGCCTTCGACCTCAACATCGTTCTCCAGGAACTCGAACCCTTTGTACGCCAGTTTCTCGGACGCGCAAAATATATCCAAGGGTACACTTTCATCAGCGGATCATCAGACAGATAAAACTGTCCTCGATTCTGTGGTTGATAGCGTCATCTCAAG AGATACTTGCCTCATTAACAGTCAGACACGGGTGACTGGCTACACATTCTCTGGTGGTCAAGCCCATCACGATTCGTTCCAAGCCGCTGGATCCGGTCGGCAGTATATTACTGAAGTGGTATCCCAAGATCGGACTGACTTTGAATCTGATCCCGTTTACTTCAGTTTGAGTATCTTATCACCATCTTCCATCCCCGAGTGCAATTCGTCTAGTCTAATCAAGATGCAGATCAAGAAACGCCCCGTCTTTGAGGGGTTTACCATAACAGTGTCACCGATGTTTGTGCAAAATATCCAATGTGTCAATACCAAAGGAGAACTCTTCTCTCTCCTGGATCCGCCGAACACGATGAAGACTACCGTTAGATTTAGGACCGTCCTTGAGTTAGAGATTCTGATGGATCCCAAATATGTGGTTGACGTGTCTTATCCGACTTTAGCGGAGGCAAAATTGAGTAGCCAGATCAATGCGGACTCTCTGGTCACTCCCAGTTTGCTCAACATGACATCGTATGATGCCAATAAAGGAGTTTCGGAGGAATTCTTTGAGGAGGAACGACATTTTGAATCAAGTGTGCTGAACGATCCAACTCACGAAAACAAAATGTCCTTCgacgaacttggccaagtgtATACGAACATTTCTAGAAAGCGCATTCTATCCAAG GTTCAGTGTTCCAACATCCATTTCCACGCTCATAATGATGGAAGTACAAGTGTCCATCGACACACGACTTGTCGGAAGAATTCCCAGGCCTTCACTGACCCAAATAAtaatgacaacaacaacaccaacaacacctCGTTAGGAAGCTCTGTAAAACTTCCCGTGCAGAAAGAGATCATTGAGCACACAATGGTGGTCCGACACCCTTCGGACTTGTCCAACTTCTCGCAGCAGGTGGAACGAGAGAGATATCAAGGG ACGCTGGGTAAACTTACCCGAGGAGGTGTCCCACAACAATTGGGCAGTACCTACGTTAGCATGCCTCATTCTGAGGAGGGTCATTACAGCTCACTGAGCTATGAGGAGAAACAGAAGAAAATCCCTTGTGAATGCGAGGATGAGCTGGATGAAATGGAGAATGGGGTCAAGTTTAATCCGTTCTACGTGCGGGAAATGCATCAGACCACTAACAAGTCTGGAAACCGGCCAAACTTGCCTCTAAACATAATCAATTCGGGTGGCCTCTGTCAGGTCTTAATGGACTCGGTCATGCACACAAGCCACGTGGCTGCCATCCACGCTGAACAATCCGATTGCTTCCAATGCCGCGAATACATGCACAAATTTAGAACTGGTATCTCTGACTTAGGagatcaagttcaaaagcTGGAACATGACGAACCTCGAACCTACTATGACATGCAA CACTCCTTGGATGTGGAAAGGGCCCTTACTCGACTCCATTATCCGGCCTTACATCAAAATAGCAATCGAGAATCCAGTCTAGCGAAACGAGACCGTAGACTCAAAATGGTCGCATATTTCTCCGTGGTCTTTTTGTTCCTAATCATGCTTGTTATCGTGATTGTGGTCCTTGGACTGTATTTTCACCAACAAGCCTTCTTGAACATGGAATCCTAG
- the LOC131879482 gene encoding uncharacterized protein LOC131879482 produces the protein MKLLVLSSLLVIFAIFGSVESLQCYTCISGTGRDCTDISQAEASECRAGELHCTKIVLGNDVTRACFTGRKSQETGCKQNGGTISCVCEGDLCNGATSMKAISLALSIPLALLVAALLH, from the exons ATGAAGCTCTTGGTTCTGTCCAGTCTCTTGGTCATTTTCGCCATCTTTGGGTCTG tggAAAGTCTCCAATGCTACACTTGCATTTCGGGAACTGGGCGTGATTGCACGGATATCTCGCAAGCAGAGGCCTCAGAATGTCGCGCGGGAGAGCTTCATTGTACGAAGATTGTGCTTGGCAATG ATGTGACTCGAGCTTGTTTCACCGGGCGTAAATCCCAAGAGACGGGATGCAAACAGAATGGAGGCACTATTAGTTGTGTTTGTGAAGGGGATCTTTGCAATGGAGCGACGTCCATGAAAGCcatttctctcgctctctccaTACCTTTGGCACTTTTAGTGGCTGCTCTTCTCCACTGA